In Erpetoichthys calabaricus chromosome 4, fErpCal1.3, whole genome shotgun sequence, one genomic interval encodes:
- the LOC127527370 gene encoding olfactory receptor 480-like: MNQTLMSTTEFVLLCRVDSQKKSYTIAVLTMVYLVTLFGNFLVILVIAMNPQLQKPMYVGIATLAAIDLVGSTNITPKLIAVLLDWTAIPYGPCLLQMLLVLYLEAAESFLLAFMACDRYAAVVHPLRYSTLVTKRTIWAACTLLNAVPAAFVLTNLIFITEFSFCNTNILNYCFCDYSSLVKITCNENPKYFVILSVASFVFGILPFVFILLSYARIAYAALKISSSDGKRKTFNTITTHLLVVGLFNIPLLMSYMLTGAGVKLSTEAYNTMIIVANVVPPMFNPIIYSFRNKEIRSSIQKLLKKST; encoded by the coding sequence ATGAACCAAACCTTAATGTCCACAACAGAGTTTGTCCTGCTTTGTAGAGTCGACTCCCAGAAGAAAAGCTACACCATTGCTGTCCTCACTATGGTCTACTTGGTGACTCTGTTTGGGAACTTCCTGGTAATTTTGGTCATAGCAATGAATCCTCAGTTGCAAAAGCCCATGTATGTTGGTATTGCTACTTTAGCAGCAATTGATTTGGTTGGCAGTACAAATATTACTCCAAAACTAATTGCAGTTCTTTTAGACTGGACAGCTATTCCTTATGGACCTTGCTTGTTGCAGATGCTCTTAGTTTTATATTTAGAGGCAGCAGAATCTTTTCTTTTGGCTTTCATGGCATGTGACCGCTATGCGGCAGTTGTTCATCCACTGCGATATTCTACACTCGTCACAAAAAGAACCATCTGGGCTGCTTGTACATTACTGAATGCTGTTCCAGCTGCTTTTGTTTTAactaatttgatttttattaccgagttttctttttgtaacacgaatattctaaattattgtttttgtgaCTATTCATCGCTAGTTAAAATAACCTGCAATGAAAATCCtaaatactttgtcattttgtcagTCGCTTCATTTGTGTTTGGTATTTTGccatttgtattcattttactttCCTATGCAAGGATTGCTTACGCTGCTCTGAAGATCTCATCTAGTGACGGAAAAAGGAAGACATTTAACACTATAACCACCCATCTGCTGGTGGTGGGACTCTTCAATATTCCACTTTTAATGTCCTATATGTTAACTGGAGCAGGAGTGAAGCTGTCTACTGAAGCCTACAACACCATGATAATTGTAGCAAATGTCGTGCCTCCAATGTTCAACCCCATAATATATAGCTTCAGAAACAAGGAGATACGGAGCAGCATCCAGAAACTTTTGAAGAAAAGTACATAA